The DNA region GCACCAACGTTCTCACCTGCACGACCTTCGTCAAGCAGTTTACGGAACATTTCAACACCAGTACAAGTAGTAAGAGTTGTATCTTTGATACCAACGATTTCTACTTCGTCACCTACGCGTAAGATACCGCGCTCGATACGACCTGTTACAACAGTACCACGACCTTGAATTGAGAATACATCTTCAATTGGTAGTAGGAATGGTTGATCTACTGCACGCTCTGGCTCTGGGATGTAGTTGTCTAGTGCTTCTGCAAGCTCAACAATTTTCGCTTCCCATTGCTCTTCACCATTTAGTGCGCCAAGAGCTGAACCTTGGATTACTGGTAAATCATCACCTGGGTAATCGTATTCGCAAAGAAGTTCACGAACTTCCATTTCTACTAGCTCTAGAAGCTCTTCATCATCAACCATGTCACATTTGTTCATGAATACGATGATGTAAGGAATACCAACCTGACGACCAAGTAGGATGTGCTCACGAGTTTGTGGCATTGGACCATCAGTTGCAGCAACAACTAGGATACCACCGTCCATTTGAGCAGCACCAGTGATCATGTTTTTAACATAATCGGCGTGTCCTGGGCAGTCTACGTGTGCGTAGTGACGCGCTGGAGTATCGTACTCAACGTGAGAAGTTGCGATTGTGATACCACGCTCGCGCTCTTCTGGAGCGTTATCGATAGATGCGAAGTCTTTAGCAACACCACCGTACACTTTTGCAAGTGTAGTACAGATAGCAGCAGTAAGAGTTGTTTTACCGTGGTCAACGTGGCCGATAGTACCAACGTTTACGTGCGGTTTCGTACGTTCAAATTTTTCTTTAGACACAATCGTGTTCCTTCCTAGTTATGATTCGCTTTGACAAAGTTTGTGTCAAAACGCGCCAGAATTTGCTATTTTATGCGTCAACTTTCATCAACGCAATAGATTCATTATTTAATAAGGCGATCAGTGATTAAACTCATCGCCAAATCAACCTTAACCGCGTTCTGCAATGATTGCTTTTGCAACATTGTTAGGCACTTCAGCGTACTCACTAAACTCCATGGAGTAAGAAGCACGACCTTGTGTCGCAGAACGTAAATCAGTTGCGTAACCGAACATGACGGACAACGGAACTTGTGCACGAATTATCTTCAGGCCAGCTGTCCCCTCGTCCATACCTTCAATGATGCCTCGACGACGGTTAAGATCGCCAACGACGTCACCCATCCAGTCTTCTGGAGTAGTTACTTCAACTTTCATCATAGGCTCAAGCAGAACAGGTTGCGCTTCAAGTGCACCCGTTTTGAAAGCCATCGAGGCGGCGATTGTAAACGCCATCTCACTTGAATCTGTTTCATGGTAAGAGCCATCAAATAATGTAACTTTGACATCCAAAACAGGATAGCCAGCAAGTACACCATTATTCATCTGCTCTTCAACGCCTTTCGCGATTGAAGTGACGAACTCTTTCGGCACAATACCATTGGCAATTTCATTTACAAAGACAAAGCCTTCGCCTACTTCTGATGGTTCAAGTTTCAGCCATACATGACCGTATTGACCCTTACCACCGTACTCACGGATAAATTTACCTTCCGCTTTCGCCGTACCACGAATTGTTTCACGGTAAGCTACTTGTGGGTTACCAACGTTGCAATTCACGTTAAACTCACGCTTCAT from Vibrio casei includes:
- the tuf gene encoding elongation factor Tu codes for the protein MSKEKFERTKPHVNVGTIGHVDHGKTTLTAAICTTLAKVYGGVAKDFASIDNAPEERERGITIATSHVEYDTPARHYAHVDCPGHADYVKNMITGAAQMDGGILVVAATDGPMPQTREHILLGRQVGIPYIIVFMNKCDMVDDEELLELVEMEVRELLCEYDYPGDDLPVIQGSALGALNGEEQWEAKIVELAEALDNYIPEPERAVDQPFLLPIEDVFSIQGRGTVVTGRIERGILRVGDEVEIVGIKDTTLTTCTGVEMFRKLLDEGRAGENVGALLRGTKRDDVERGQVLAAKGSINPHTTFESEVYVLSKDEGGRHTPFFKGYRPQFYFRTTDVTGDIQLPEGVEMVMPGDNVQMIVTLIAPIAMDEGLRFAIREGGRTVGAGVVAKVIA